The following are encoded in a window of Leptodactylus fuscus isolate aLepFus1 chromosome 9, aLepFus1.hap2, whole genome shotgun sequence genomic DNA:
- the LOC142218633 gene encoding histo-blood group ABO system transferase 2-like, with translation MQGNSKSMLPSRTYIIGTLVVFILFLIGICIQIPTPAAPSKQEETNHCSDQVTEKAIELAHCERKLLVKSVNKRKMALNVLTPWLAPIIWDGTYNLNILDKQHSSTRIGLFVFAVKKYIRFLQPFLESAERYFMVGHKVTYYVFTDKVDEVVKPKMADGRILQLHNVVADQRWQDVSMRRMEILTVYTKEYMPSEIDYLVCADVDMVFNDHVGVEILGDLFATIHPVFFLSEPQSFTYERRPISAAYIPYGQGDFYYMAAFYGGKVDEIYKLSTTCQNGIIEDKKKNIEALWQEESHLNRYLVYNKPTKVLSPEYIWDTNLPLGEFIKKKRFIAVHKDHQEVRN, from the exons ATGCAAGGAAACTCTAAGAGCATGCTGCCGTCCAGGACTTATATTATTGGAACCCTGGTTGTGTTCATCCTATTTCTAATAGGAATTTG CATACAGATCCCTACTCCAGCAGCTCCATCCAAACAAGAAGAGACAAATCATTGCTCAGATCAAGTGACCGAGAAGGCGATAGAGCTGGCGCACTGCGAGAGGAAGCTGCTCGTAAAAAGCGTAAATAAGAG aaaaatgGCTCTCAATGTTCTGACCCCCTGGCTTGCCCCGATCATCTGGGATGGAACGTATAACCTTAACATTTTAGATAAACAACACAGTAGTACAAGAATTGGACTTTTTGTATTTGCTGTCAAAAA GTATATTCGCTTTCTTCAGCCATTCCTGGAGTCTGCAGAGCGTTACTTCATGGTCGGTCACAAAGTTACTTACTATGTGTTCACTGACAAAGTCGATGAAGTAGTTAAACCCAAAATGGCTGATGGTCGCATCCTACAACTTCACAATGTGGTTGCTGACCAACGCTGGCAGGACGTGTCCATGAGAAGAATGGAAATCCTCACAGTCTACACTAAGGAGTATATGCCAAGTGAGATAGACTACCTGGTGTGCGCCGATGTAGATATGGTATTCAATGATCATGTAGGAGTCGAAATACTTGGAGACTTGTTTGCCACAATCCATCCTGTATTTTTCCTTTCTGAACCACAGTCTTTTACTTATGAGCGAAGACCAATATCTGCAGCATATATACCCTACGGTCAAGGAGACTTCTATTACATGGCTGCTTTTTATGGTGGAAAAGTGGATGAAATTTACAAACTCAGTACGACATGCCAGAATGGTATTATAGAGGACAAGAAAAAGAATATTGAAGCTTTGTGGCAAGAAGAATCTCATCTCAATAGATATCTAGTGTACAATAAACCTACCAAGGTCCTTTCTCCTGAATATATCTGGGACACTAATCTACCTCTTGGAGAATTCATCAAGAAGAAGCGATTCATAGCAGTGCACAAAGACCACCAAGAAGTCAGGAACTGA